In Pomacea canaliculata isolate SZHN2017 linkage group LG12, ASM307304v1, whole genome shotgun sequence, a single genomic region encodes these proteins:
- the LOC112576910 gene encoding uncharacterized protein LOC112576910 isoform X2, with protein sequence MSKSKGKGKKGNDKGKGKKKGKGKGDAEATAVVKKLLKTYEKNCSLSSSQVSPHVRKALKSAITDEKVVTKFIFESMMVENEGDLPVLFEPLIMTLRQERYTYIRDLYVWDYPISYENIANFSLFLERPYYKLRLLELMDCLIEPLSISRFSRVFCLQDQLTTLNLDYNEFGDEGAKYLSEGLKGNTTMLSLSLCFCGLGVTSGTYLGYVISTTAVRELYLDGNNLQCEGATELIKLCVDQAEVEASQREEEVLRKAEEEALRLQEEKENRYRSGTELSEGESTDAKSPPGSAKKKKKKKKGKKKKKKGPPPPPPVGPWVYKLHLADNGIDNLGEGGSFAPIICMRLFKKLLMNSMCLEEFDLEDNLIGDVGGRELADGLTYRKEQKMPGVKVRVTHRMCTDTFNMIVKLGSGLKKKKKGRRGKKKKK encoded by the exons ATGTCAAAAtcaaaaggaaaaggcaagAAAGGAAACGACAaggggaaaggaaaaaagaaaggcaaaggAAAAGGTGATGCAGAGGCAACTGCAGTTGTcaaaaaacttttgaaaacataTGAGAAAAATTGCAGCCTCAGCTCATCCCAGGTGTCTCCACATGTTCGTAAAGCACTTAAATCTGCCATAACTGATGAGAAAGTTGTAACGAAG TTTATCTTTGAATCCATGATGGTGGAAAATGAAGGTGATCTGCCAGTATTATTTGAGCCATTGATCATGACATTACGACAGGAGCGTTACACTTACATTAGAGACTTGTATGTCTGGGACTACCCTATCAGCTATGAAAATATAGCTAATTTT AGTCTTTTTCTGGAAAGACCTTACTACAAACTACGGCTTCTTGAACTGATGGACTGCTTGATTGAGCCTCTTTCCATTTCCCGTTTTTCCAG AGTCTTTTGCCTTCAAGACCAGTTGACCACTCTCAACTTGGACTACAATGA ATTTGGCGACGAAGGAGCCAAGTACCTCAGTGAAGGACTGAAGGGTAACACAACAATGCTGTCTCTAAGTCTCTGTTTTTGTGGGCTGGGTGTTACCAGTGGTACATATCTGGGTTATGTCATCTCCACAACTGCTGTTAG AGAGCTATACCTAGATGGCAACAACCTGCAGTGTGAGGGTGCCACGGAACTCATAAAGCTCTGTGTGGACCAGGCAGAGGTGGAGGCCTCACAGCGAGAAGAGGAGGTTTTGAGGAAGGCAGAGGAAGAGGCATTACGACTTCAGGAAG agaaagagaacagataCCGCAGTGGTACAGAACTGAGTGAGGGAGAAAGTACAGATGCTAAAAGTCCACCAGGAAGTgccaagaagaagaaaaagaaaaagaaag gaaagaaaaagaagaaaaaggggCCCCCTCCGCCCCCACCTGTTGGCCCATGGGTATATAAGCTGCATCTGGCAGACAATGGAATAGACAATCTGGGTGAAGGAGGCAGCTTTGCACCGATCATTTGCATGAGACTCTTCAAAAA GCTTTTGATGAATTCGATGTGTCTAGAGGAATTTGACTTAGAGGACAATCTCATTGGAGATGTTGGAGGTCGTGAACTTGCTGATGGGCTGACTTACAGGAAAGAGC AAAAAATGCCCGGTGTTAAAGTAAGAGTAACACATCGTATGTGCACAGACACATTCAATATGATTGTAAAGCTGGGCTCAGggctgaaaaagaagaaaaaaggcagaagaggaaagaaaaag AAAAAGTAA
- the LOC112576910 gene encoding uncharacterized protein LOC112576910 isoform X1, producing the protein MSKSKGKGKKGNDKGKGKKKGKGKGDAEATAVVKKLLKTYEKNCSLSSSQVSPHVRKALKSAITDEKVVTKFIFESMMVENEGDLPVLFEPLIMTLRQERYTYIRDLYVWDYPISYENIANFLVFQSLFLERPYYKLRLLELMDCLIEPLSISRFSRVFCLQDQLTTLNLDYNEFGDEGAKYLSEGLKGNTTMLSLSLCFCGLGVTSGTYLGYVISTTAVRELYLDGNNLQCEGATELIKLCVDQAEVEASQREEEVLRKAEEEALRLQEEKENRYRSGTELSEGESTDAKSPPGSAKKKKKKKKGKKKKKKGPPPPPPVGPWVYKLHLADNGIDNLGEGGSFAPIICMRLFKKLLMNSMCLEEFDLEDNLIGDVGGRELADGLTYRKEQKMPGVKVRVTHRMCTDTFNMIVKLGSGLKKKKKGRRGKKKKK; encoded by the exons ATGTCAAAAtcaaaaggaaaaggcaagAAAGGAAACGACAaggggaaaggaaaaaagaaaggcaaaggAAAAGGTGATGCAGAGGCAACTGCAGTTGTcaaaaaacttttgaaaacataTGAGAAAAATTGCAGCCTCAGCTCATCCCAGGTGTCTCCACATGTTCGTAAAGCACTTAAATCTGCCATAACTGATGAGAAAGTTGTAACGAAG TTTATCTTTGAATCCATGATGGTGGAAAATGAAGGTGATCTGCCAGTATTATTTGAGCCATTGATCATGACATTACGACAGGAGCGTTACACTTACATTAGAGACTTGTATGTCTGGGACTACCCTATCAGCTATGAAAATATAGCTAATTTT TTGGTGTTTCAGAGTCTTTTTCTGGAAAGACCTTACTACAAACTACGGCTTCTTGAACTGATGGACTGCTTGATTGAGCCTCTTTCCATTTCCCGTTTTTCCAG AGTCTTTTGCCTTCAAGACCAGTTGACCACTCTCAACTTGGACTACAATGA ATTTGGCGACGAAGGAGCCAAGTACCTCAGTGAAGGACTGAAGGGTAACACAACAATGCTGTCTCTAAGTCTCTGTTTTTGTGGGCTGGGTGTTACCAGTGGTACATATCTGGGTTATGTCATCTCCACAACTGCTGTTAG AGAGCTATACCTAGATGGCAACAACCTGCAGTGTGAGGGTGCCACGGAACTCATAAAGCTCTGTGTGGACCAGGCAGAGGTGGAGGCCTCACAGCGAGAAGAGGAGGTTTTGAGGAAGGCAGAGGAAGAGGCATTACGACTTCAGGAAG agaaagagaacagataCCGCAGTGGTACAGAACTGAGTGAGGGAGAAAGTACAGATGCTAAAAGTCCACCAGGAAGTgccaagaagaagaaaaagaaaaagaaag gaaagaaaaagaagaaaaaggggCCCCCTCCGCCCCCACCTGTTGGCCCATGGGTATATAAGCTGCATCTGGCAGACAATGGAATAGACAATCTGGGTGAAGGAGGCAGCTTTGCACCGATCATTTGCATGAGACTCTTCAAAAA GCTTTTGATGAATTCGATGTGTCTAGAGGAATTTGACTTAGAGGACAATCTCATTGGAGATGTTGGAGGTCGTGAACTTGCTGATGGGCTGACTTACAGGAAAGAGC AAAAAATGCCCGGTGTTAAAGTAAGAGTAACACATCGTATGTGCACAGACACATTCAATATGATTGTAAAGCTGGGCTCAGggctgaaaaagaagaaaaaaggcagaagaggaaagaaaaag AAAAAGTAA
- the LOC112576909 gene encoding interferon regulatory factor 5-like isoform X1 → MPSKKLINRSDAEMDCFSPDSSSMDGDLCPDGGNNGGRVRQRLRPWLEAQINSGRFPGLAWVNQEEGIFRITWKHGGRADWSEQDALIFKEWAIHTGRFREGTDPNDYPAWKTRLRCALNKLPDIQEQKQLSCYDEPNPYRVYRFVDRKGGEPVSPSYRHTTSPENSFHANQIISQPVTRPSVIQANIPTIITEVTHTVPDSSHPKADLVSQGVAGVADPQISSLGSDLGNIDIRDLVPLDDTSPSLTNISYDSHLNSAEPMDTGSGSLRNESGVYQHATLGAPGSTAPLLTQIKEEKEVLYLPPLIPLDEMVVTIRFRQRVIEEKRVFCKYGCRVYFGSLPCDRLMPWQQEIFGEPEADQIPIPYIPGKLDQMQDAFTMKLLKALERGISIFMSHGAIYVLRRCKTSVFTAPPHMEGKGVVKIERQQEPVMIFDYFNYFRPALDQFHKGLGPRPSTQVILALGQSFNPTCEPYTNLLISVTVSHSQAYRDMDQLLTDYGAPVEISHSDEYDRFLSVTRHQHFNFGWQPAAEAGLS, encoded by the exons ATGCCTTCCAAAAAACTTATCAATAGGAGTGATGCCGAGATGGACTGTTTTTCACCAGATTCTTCCAG TATGGATGGAGACTTGTGCCCAGATGGTGGCAATAATGGGGGAAGAGTCAGACAGAGGCTCCGTCCATGGCTGGAAGCCCAGATAAACAGTGGCCGCTTCCCAGGACTGGCCTGGGTCAACCAAGAGGAAGGAATATTCAGGATAACTTGGAAGCATGGTGGACGGGCAGACTGGTCAGAGCAGGATGCTCTTATCTTCAAG GAGTGGGCAATTCACACAGGTAGATTTAGGGAAGGAACTGATCCAAATGACTACCCAGCTTGGAAAACACGGCTCAGATGTGCATTAAATAAGCTGCCAGACATACAAGAGCAAAAACAATTGAGTTGCTATGATGAACCAAATCCATATCGAGTGTACCGATTTGTTGACAGAAAAG GTGGAGAACCAGTAAGTCCATCTTACAGGCATACTACGTCACCAGAGAACAGCTTTCATGCCAACCAGATTATTAGTCAACCAGTCACTCGCCCTTCAGTTATACAG GCCAACATTCCAACAATAATTACAGAAGTGACACATACAGTACCAGACTCAAGTCATCCTAAAGCAGATCTTGTTTCACAAG GAGTGGCTGGTGTTGCAGATCCCCAGATCAGTAGCTTAGGATCAGACCTTGGCAACATAGATATCAGAGATCTTGTGCCTTTGGATGACACCAGCCCTTCTCTCACTAACATCTCCTATGACAGCCACCTCAACAGCGCTGAACCCATGGACACAG GGTCTGGTTCATTAAGAAATGAATCAGGGGTGTATCAGCATGCAACACTTGGTGCTCCAGGATCAACAGCTCCTTTACTGACAcaaatcaaagaagaaaaagaagtgctATACCTGCCTCCTCTGATTCCAT TGGATGAGATGGTAGTGACAATAAGGTTTCGACAGAGAGTAATAGAAGAAAAGAGGGTGTTTTGCAAATATGGATGTCGAGTTTACTTTGGCAGCCTTCCATGCGACAGGTTGATGCCATGGCAACAAGAG ATATTTGGGGAGCCAGAGGCAGACCAAATACCAATTCCTTACATACCAGGAAAACTGGATCAGATGCAAGATGCTTTCACTATGAAGCTTCTCAAGGCTTTGGAAAGAGGCATCAGCATTTTTATGAGCCATGGTGCTATCTATGTCCTTCGCAGATGCAA GACAAGTGTTTTCACTGCACCACCCCACATGGAAGGAAAGGGTGTTGTGAAGATAGAACGACAGCAAGAACCAGTAATGATCTTTGACTACTTTAACTACTTCAGACCAGCTCTTGACCAGTTTCACAAGGGGCTTGGACCACGCCCATCTACACAAGTAATTTTAGCTTTGGGTCAGTCCTTCAATCCCACCTGTGAGCCATACACCAACCTCTTGATTTCAGTCACTGTGTCTCACTCCCAGGCTTACCGAGATATGGACCAG CTGCTGACAGATTATGGTGCACCAGTGGAAATTTCGCACTCAGATGAGTATGACCGCTTCTTAAGTGTCACAAGGCATCAGCATTTCAACTTTGGGTGGCAACCTGCAGCAGAGGCTGGCTTGTCATAA
- the LOC112576909 gene encoding interferon regulatory factor 5-like isoform X2 yields the protein MDGDLCPDGGNNGGRVRQRLRPWLEAQINSGRFPGLAWVNQEEGIFRITWKHGGRADWSEQDALIFKEWAIHTGRFREGTDPNDYPAWKTRLRCALNKLPDIQEQKQLSCYDEPNPYRVYRFVDRKGGEPVSPSYRHTTSPENSFHANQIISQPVTRPSVIQANIPTIITEVTHTVPDSSHPKADLVSQGVAGVADPQISSLGSDLGNIDIRDLVPLDDTSPSLTNISYDSHLNSAEPMDTGSGSLRNESGVYQHATLGAPGSTAPLLTQIKEEKEVLYLPPLIPLDEMVVTIRFRQRVIEEKRVFCKYGCRVYFGSLPCDRLMPWQQEIFGEPEADQIPIPYIPGKLDQMQDAFTMKLLKALERGISIFMSHGAIYVLRRCKTSVFTAPPHMEGKGVVKIERQQEPVMIFDYFNYFRPALDQFHKGLGPRPSTQVILALGQSFNPTCEPYTNLLISVTVSHSQAYRDMDQLLTDYGAPVEISHSDEYDRFLSVTRHQHFNFGWQPAAEAGLS from the exons ATGGATGGAGACTTGTGCCCAGATGGTGGCAATAATGGGGGAAGAGTCAGACAGAGGCTCCGTCCATGGCTGGAAGCCCAGATAAACAGTGGCCGCTTCCCAGGACTGGCCTGGGTCAACCAAGAGGAAGGAATATTCAGGATAACTTGGAAGCATGGTGGACGGGCAGACTGGTCAGAGCAGGATGCTCTTATCTTCAAG GAGTGGGCAATTCACACAGGTAGATTTAGGGAAGGAACTGATCCAAATGACTACCCAGCTTGGAAAACACGGCTCAGATGTGCATTAAATAAGCTGCCAGACATACAAGAGCAAAAACAATTGAGTTGCTATGATGAACCAAATCCATATCGAGTGTACCGATTTGTTGACAGAAAAG GTGGAGAACCAGTAAGTCCATCTTACAGGCATACTACGTCACCAGAGAACAGCTTTCATGCCAACCAGATTATTAGTCAACCAGTCACTCGCCCTTCAGTTATACAG GCCAACATTCCAACAATAATTACAGAAGTGACACATACAGTACCAGACTCAAGTCATCCTAAAGCAGATCTTGTTTCACAAG GAGTGGCTGGTGTTGCAGATCCCCAGATCAGTAGCTTAGGATCAGACCTTGGCAACATAGATATCAGAGATCTTGTGCCTTTGGATGACACCAGCCCTTCTCTCACTAACATCTCCTATGACAGCCACCTCAACAGCGCTGAACCCATGGACACAG GGTCTGGTTCATTAAGAAATGAATCAGGGGTGTATCAGCATGCAACACTTGGTGCTCCAGGATCAACAGCTCCTTTACTGACAcaaatcaaagaagaaaaagaagtgctATACCTGCCTCCTCTGATTCCAT TGGATGAGATGGTAGTGACAATAAGGTTTCGACAGAGAGTAATAGAAGAAAAGAGGGTGTTTTGCAAATATGGATGTCGAGTTTACTTTGGCAGCCTTCCATGCGACAGGTTGATGCCATGGCAACAAGAG ATATTTGGGGAGCCAGAGGCAGACCAAATACCAATTCCTTACATACCAGGAAAACTGGATCAGATGCAAGATGCTTTCACTATGAAGCTTCTCAAGGCTTTGGAAAGAGGCATCAGCATTTTTATGAGCCATGGTGCTATCTATGTCCTTCGCAGATGCAA GACAAGTGTTTTCACTGCACCACCCCACATGGAAGGAAAGGGTGTTGTGAAGATAGAACGACAGCAAGAACCAGTAATGATCTTTGACTACTTTAACTACTTCAGACCAGCTCTTGACCAGTTTCACAAGGGGCTTGGACCACGCCCATCTACACAAGTAATTTTAGCTTTGGGTCAGTCCTTCAATCCCACCTGTGAGCCATACACCAACCTCTTGATTTCAGTCACTGTGTCTCACTCCCAGGCTTACCGAGATATGGACCAG CTGCTGACAGATTATGGTGCACCAGTGGAAATTTCGCACTCAGATGAGTATGACCGCTTCTTAAGTGTCACAAGGCATCAGCATTTCAACTTTGGGTGGCAACCTGCAGCAGAGGCTGGCTTGTCATAA